The following is a genomic window from Candidatus Vondammii sp. HM_W22.
ATGAAGCATGGCAAAACCCACTATGGGTACAAAAACCGCATCAGCATAGACCGGATGCACAAGATCATTCGCAAGTACGCCATCACATCAGCTGAAGCTAGGTCTTTGAGGAACTGCTGGATGAGAACAACAATAATAGCAGTGTCTGGGCCGATTCTGCTTACCGCAGTGTAGAACGGGAAGCCGCTTTACCGGGTGTGCGTATTACCGCAGTCAGATTCATCGCAAGTCGATACGCAAACGCCCTTTGAATGAACGGGAGCAAGAGGTAAACCGAAAATGATCAAGAGTTCGGGCTCGAGTTGAGCACGTGTTTGCCCAGCAGGCCAATCGACTGGTGCGCAGCATCGGAAAAATTAGGGCTGGCGTGAAGATGGGTATGATGAATTTGGTGTACAACATGCGTCGATTGGTGTGGCTAGCCGGATGAAGCGAGGTATGGATATGGATGCTGCCAGAAAAATGAGTGTGAAGATACCGGGCTCTCCGGATTTGCTAGAGACTACTGCTCTTTGTCGGGTTTTTAGAGATTCCCTTAAGTGTAATGAGGAGGCGGCGACACTGCGATAAGATCACTATTCGGCAGATAGCTAAGAGAACCGGACTTTCCCGTAATACCGTCCGTAAATGTCTGGCCAGTGGCGTTGTCGAGCTGAAGTACTCAAGGCCCACTGGCCTTCAGGGTGCCCGGCGGTGTGCTGGAGCGTGGTATCTACGACGCTATGAAGACCGCTGTTGATAAGGTCCATCGCGGTAAGAGGCGTGTGCTCAATACCCGCTTCGAGGTCATGGCCAGCCACTTCATGTTTGAGTCCGACGTTTGTAACTCAGTCGCAGGCTGGGAGAAGGGCTGGATAGAAAAAAATGTTCGAGACTCCCGCTATCGCCTCTGGCATCAGGCGTCGGCATTTGCGGATATTGATGTGCCAGAACATCTGGCTAGTGCTATAAGACCTTATGGCAAGAGATCTGCCATCCTGAGTACAAAGACAGCACAATTGCTTGGCAGGACGAAGTGGTTCGCCTGATGTCGATTCCTGCGCCCTTTGACGGATATATAGAACACAGTAAGCGGGTCTTATCCACCTCCCTGATTATCTTTGATAACAGTCGTTACAGTGTACCCGCTTCTTTTACCAATCGCCCCACCAGCTTACATATTCATGCCCATAAATTGGTGATGATTGCAGAGGAGAAGGTGATTGCAGAACATCAGCGTATGTTCACACGAGATCACAGCCAAAAGGGCAAACAATCTATGGCTAGCATCACTACCCGTCGGTACTGCAGCGTAAGCCCGGTGCGTTGCGCAATGGGGCACCCTTCCAGGAATTGCCAGAGAGCTTCCGCAAACTACAAAAATAACGGCTCAAGCATTCCGGTGACAACCAGGATATGGTCAATGTACTGGCACTAGTGCTGCAACATGATGAACGCAAGGTAGAACAAGGCCATTACCACTGCACTGACCAGTGGCAGCCCTTCTAAACAGCACATTATTAGCTGCCTGGATAAGCCAAGACCGGCGTTGCTCAAGCCGCGTCCTGAACTCACGCTGGTAAAGAAACCCAAAGCCGACACAGGCCGTTATGATCACTTACGGGGGAAATGCCATGTCCGTTGATGCCACGATAGCAACCATGAAGTTACTAAAATCACAGTATGGCGCAAAGCATTGCAGAGCTGTCTGAGCAAGCTTCATCTGCTTACAGCAAAGCAGAACCCATACTGCAGCAATGACTCAAAGCCGAAGTCGCTGAATGAGAAGTGCGTTCTATTCAATATCAAATGAAGCTGGCACGCTTCCCAGCTCATTGTGAGCTGGCAGGCTTTGATTTTATCCAAAGTCAGGTAAACGAAGAACTGATTACTGCACTGCATCACTGCAAATTTATGGAAGAGGCCCAGAGCATCGTTTTGTGGGCCCTGGTACCGATAAAACCCTCCTGGCGACTATAATCACGGTGCAGGCCTTCAGCACCATCATAAACCTATTCGCTTTTTATCGACTATTGAGCTGGTTAAACTGCTGGAGCAGGAGAAACAATCCGGTAAGCAGGGGCCAATGGCTAACAGGTTGATGCATGCGGATCTCGTGATCCTTGGTGAACCGGGTTATCTTCCCCAAGCAGGTGGTGCTTTGTTATTCCATCTTCTCAGCAAGCTGTATGGACGCACCCACGTCACTATTACCACCAATGTCAGCTTCATTGAATGGTCGAATCTCTTTGGTGATGAAAAGATGACTGCACTGCTTGATCTACTGACCCATCACTGCCATATCATCGAAACCCGCAATGACAGTTACCGATTCAAAAACTCAACCCGCAACACGGAGAGAGAGAAACCAAACGAAAACCCAAGAAATGAGCCATAATCCGGCTTGATTAGGTGGGGTACTTTTGGATGCAACTTAATAGCAAGTTGTGGCTGAAAGCCCCGGAATAGCCAAAACTGAGGTCAAATCTAGGAATAACGCAGGTTGTTTTTACAAATATTCAAGATTGGATGGCAAGTGAAGTGAAAAACTTCAATTTTTCAGGCCATCCTAGCGTATTCGGTGATTGTTAAGGCTATAATCTCACTTCAGGCGTCTGGAGTTTTTAGCGGGAATGATTTGGTCAAGTATATGGGGCAGGGTGAGCGAGCCGATGGAAAGAAGGAGTGGGTGCGTCTCAGCGCCAGCTCACTCGAGGCCGATATTGCCTATTTTGATGCCCGTTTGGCGCTGCTAGATGGTCAGACTACCAGTTTCTATAAGAGAGCGGAAGCGCATGCTTATCGGGAACTGGGAAAGATAATGACCGATATTCTTGCTAAATTACGCGGCTAATCCGGAAATCCTGTCTCCCAGGGAATAGGGGTTACCGAGGAAATGGATGATGAATTCTCCTGAATCTATCAAAATCACCTTGAGTCTAAAGTCACTAAACACAGGATTGAGATTGAGCTGACTGGGGAGAGTGGAAGAAATAGATCTTTTATTAGGGCGTGTTAAGGGAACCTCTAAAAAACCGACCAAGGCCAACAGTCTCTAGCAAATCGGGAGAGCCCGGTATCTTCACGCTCATTTTTCTAGCAACATCAATATCCATACCTCGCTTCGTCCGGTCAGCCACACCAATCTTCTACCGGACCTGGCGTGCCCGATGCTACGTACCAATCAATTGGCCTGCTGGGCAAGCACGTGCTCAGATCGAGCTCTTGATCGTTTTCGGTTTGCCTCTTGCTCCCGTTCATTCAAGGGGCGTTTACGTGTCGACTTGCGATGAATGTGACTGCAGTGATGCGCACCCGGTACAGCGACTTCCCGTTCTACTGCGGTAAACAGAATCGGCCCAGACACTTCGATTACTGTTGTTCTCATCCAGCAGTTCCTCGAAGACTTGGCTATCGTGAACTTCTGCTGGTGTGATGGCGGGCTTGCGAATGACCTTGTATTTCCGGTCTATGCTGATGTGGTTTTTATACCCATAGTGGGTTTTGCCATGCTTCATGGTCCAGTGGGCTTCAATATCCTTCTGGGGGCGTTTGTTATCACTCCATGCCTCAGGGCTGTCCCCGGCTTTGATCTGCCTATTTTCTTCTCGTGCATTACGTTGCTTGGTACTGGAACGATAGCGGCATCTACAACCTGTCCCTTGCGAGCACTGAAGCCTGCTGCACTAATCTGGATCAACAGCTCTGAAGAGACTGCCCTGCGTGACGCGAGCGGGAAATTTGAACGGTGATTTCGTGTGATGGAGTCTGCAATACGTACTAAAGGAGGCCGCCTGGCCGGTACTATCCTGACTGAGATGGATGTAATCCGGGATCAAATCAAGCAGAAGGAAAAATAGTCCATGGGATTTATCGACCACGTTCATGCCTGCAACTGTCATGATCCGGCCAGCTTTACCCCGTTTCGGATAGATGGGAAAACAGTGGGTCTGATACGGCCGTTTTTTACCGAAGTGCTGCAACGCTGGCCTGATGTGTTTGCGGTCACGGATACCGCGGTAGCACTTATGGTAGATTCCAATGATATTGAAGCGTGCAGTTCAGCTGTTGCCGAGGTTCTTCGGCAGTTGGTTGATGACGGGGTACTCAGCCATCTGCATGGTGAACAGTATGCCGCCACGGAGGGGAACTGGGATCAGGCGCTGTTATTTCTCGACCGTGCCGCAGCACCCTATTTTGGTACCCGTGCCTACGGCCAGAACCTGAATGGTTTTGTGCGGGATGAGGATGGGATGAAGCTTTGGGTTGCCCGCCACTCAGTGGACCAGATTCATTATCCGGGGCACCTGGATAAACCTAGTTGCTGGTGGCCTGCCTTACGGTATCCCGTTGGCTGAGAATCTGACCAAGGATGTTGGGAAGAGGCGGCGATACCTGCTGAGATAGCTTCTTTGGCTGTGCCGGGAGGCGCTATCGGCTACCATGTGGATACAGCAAAAGGGTTCAAACCGGATACCCTTTTCTGTTATGACTTGGAATTGCCGAAAGATTTTCAACCACGTTGTACCGATGGTGAAGTGGAAAGCTTTTATCTATGGCCGGTTGAGCAGGTTATGGGGAGCGGCGAGGAGTTCATGTTGAATTGTAATTTGGTGATTATTGATTTTCTTATTCGCCACATTTTTTTGGGGCCAGAGGATGACGATTACCTGAGGCTGCTCAGCAGCTTGCATCCTCCGCTTTCTGTATTCTAGTCGTGCCATGCTAGACTGAATCCATTTCGGCTGAAACAAAATAAGTCCTGAATGGTCCAATCGGACTAACGATACATGGAAGGTTTTAACTTACCTATGAATGCCAAAAGACTACTGCTATCATTTTTCATTCTCAGTTTCCTGGTTGCGGACGCTTGGTCCAGTGTCCGAGAGGTGCCACTTGATGAGCTTGAGTCTACCCGTGAGCAGCGGCAATCAACCCTGATTATACTCAGGGTAATCGAAAAATATCATTATAAAAAACACCATCTGGATGATGCCATGTCTGGCGCCATCCTCGACCGTTATCTTGAAGCCCTGGATCCGAATAAATTTTTTTTCAGCAAAAAAGATATACAATCATTTGAAGTGTATAGGAATTATTTGGATGATGCGCTGAAGAGCGCCCGGCTCGATCCGGCATTTAAAATCTTTAAAGTTTTTCGTCAACGGGTGGATGAGCGTATTGCCCATGCCCTGAAACTGCTGGATCAGGAGTTCGATTTCAGCGCCGATGAAACCTACCGTTTTGATCGTAGTGAGATGGAGTGGGTAGTTGATGCTGCGGCCCTTGAGGAGATCTGGAGAAAAAAGACTAAGAGTGAGGTGTTGAGCCTTCGTCTGAAGGATAAACCGGAAGATGAGATCAAAAAGACCCTGAAAGAGCGTTATCTGGGTCTCCAGAGACGCACTAGGCAGTTGGGTAGTAACGACGTTTATCAAAGCTTCATCAACGCCTACACCTTGAGCCTTGAGCCACATACCGCTTTTATGTCGCCGAGGGTGGCTGAGAATTTTGATATCAGTATGCGCCTCTCTCTTGAGGGCATAGGGGCGGTGTTACGTAATGAGAGTGAATACACGGTCGTCCAGCGGACGGTGGCAGGAGGACCTGCAGCTCTGGGTGGTGAGGTTCATGCAGGTGACAAGATTCTGGGTGTTGGACAGGATAGAGATGGCGAAATCGTAGATGTGATCGGCTGGCGTCTTCAGGATGTGGTTGACCTGATCCGTGGCTCCAAAGGCTCCATCGTGCGGTTGAGACTGCTGCCAGAGAAAGAGGGTAGTGGCGGCCGCTCCTCAGTAACCACGCTGGTTCGAAATAAAATCAAACTGGAAGATCAGGCGGCAAAGAAGAGCATTGTTGAGGGACTCAATGGTATGGGACCGGTGCGGATCGGGGTGATTGATCTTCCTGCTTTTTATCGCGATTTCCGCGGTATGTCAGAGGGCGAAAAGGATTTCCGCAGTACCACACGTGACGTTCGAAAGTTGACCGGTGAGCTGATGGATGAAGGCATCGATGGCCTGATTCTCGATTTGCGCCAGAATGGCGGTGGATCACTGGTTGAAGCCACCGAATTAACCGGTCTTTTCATCCCATCTGGCCCGGTGGTTCAAGTCAAAAATGCCAACGGTGAGCTGGATGTTGAACAGGATCCTGATCCTGCTCTGGTCTATGGCGGGCCTCTCGCTGTGCTGGTGGATCGTAACAGCGCCTCGGCCTCGGAAATTTTTGCCGGAGCGATTCAGGATTATAGACGGGGCATCATT
Proteins encoded in this region:
- a CDS encoding helix-turn-helix domain-containing protein is translated as MRRRRHCDKITIRQIAKRTGLSRNTVRKCLASGVVELKYSRPTGLQGARRCAGAWYLRRYEDRC
- a CDS encoding Mu transposase domain-containing protein, whose product is MSIPAPFDGYIEHSKRVLSTSLIIFDNSRYSVPASFTNRPTSLHIHAHKLVMIAEEKVIAEHQRMFTRDHSQKGKQSMASITTRRYCSVSPVRCAMGHPSRNCQRASANYKNNGSSIPVTTRIWSMYWH
- a CDS encoding fumarate hydratase, with translation MVKYMGQGERADGKKEWVRLSASSLEADIAYFDARLALLDGQTTSFYKRAEAHAYRELGKIMTDILAKLRG
- a CDS encoding transposase; amino-acid sequence: MKHGKTHYGYKNHISIDRKYKVIRKPAITPAEVHDSQVFEELLDENNSNRSVWADSVYRSRTGSRCTGCASLQSHSSQVDT
- a CDS encoding DUF4743 domain-containing protein, translated to MGFIDHVHACNCHDPASFTPFRIDGKTVGLIRPFFTEVLQRWPDVFAVTDTAVALMVDSNDIEACSSAVAEVLRQLVDDGVLSHLHGEQYAATEGNWDQALLFLDRAAAPYFGTRAYGQNLNGFVRDEDGMKLWVARHSVDQIHYPGHLDKPSCWWPALRYPVG
- a CDS encoding carboxy terminal-processing peptidase; translated protein: MNAKRLLLSFFILSFLVADAWSSVREVPLDELESTREQRQSTLIILRVIEKYHYKKHHLDDAMSGAILDRYLEALDPNKFFFSKKDIQSFEVYRNYLDDALKSARLDPAFKIFKVFRQRVDERIAHALKLLDQEFDFSADETYRFDRSEMEWVVDAAALEEIWRKKTKSEVLSLRLKDKPEDEIKKTLKERYLGLQRRTRQLGSNDVYQSFINAYTLSLEPHTAFMSPRVAENFDISMRLSLEGIGAVLRNESEYTVVQRTVAGGPAALGGEVHAGDKILGVGQDRDGEIVDVIGWRLQDVVDLIRGSKGSIVRLRLLPEKEGSGGRSSVTTLVRNKIKLEDQAAKKSIVEGLNGMGPVRIGVIDLPAFYRDFRGMSEGEKDFRSTTRDVRKLTGELMDEGIDGLILDLRQNGGGSLVEATELTGLFIPSGPVVQVKNANGELDVEQDPDPALVYGGPLAVLVDRNSASASEIFAGAIQDYRRGIIIGEPTFGKGTVQTLVDLDRFVRKGGDKLGRLRLTMAQFFRVKGGSTQFRGVVPDILYPSVDSSKKHGERGLENALPWAQIKPTAFEIQGLGSLQKYRGQHQKRIENDPGFRYLKDQALLLNEVRERTTVSLVSKTRKTEWKVREERRKAQRNRFLVAIGKKPLSDEDEDKRSDSDQKDDPVAKIALNEAARILSDYIGDKIRSAMVQQ